From the genome of Bacteroides sp. MSB163, one region includes:
- a CDS encoding alpha/beta hydrolase, whose amino-acid sequence MRKLFLIILITLGSVLVNAQNLVLPLYGEAEFEKIASLDDEMPELHVYLTDRPCSQAVVVCPGGGYKGLSFSSEGVSVAKWLNQNGIAAFVVKYRMPAGRQEVPVGDLTRAFEIVMANADKWNLDFCKIGLMGFSAGGHLAATGLVTLKGELKPDFGILVYPVISMKKNITHQFSRFNLMGKSPSEDTVIKFSTEEQVAEDTPATILFHCSDDPAVRPENSIVFYQALLRNTVPAEIHIYPKGRHGWGFIEGAPFPYFNEFKTTVLRWIAEQNN is encoded by the coding sequence ATGCGAAAATTATTTTTAATCATTTTAATAACGCTGGGTTCTGTGCTTGTCAATGCACAGAACTTGGTTCTACCACTATATGGTGAGGCTGAATTTGAGAAGATTGCTTCCCTTGATGATGAAATGCCTGAATTGCATGTGTACCTTACGGATAGACCGTGTAGTCAGGCAGTCGTGGTTTGCCCCGGTGGTGGATACAAAGGACTCTCTTTCAGTTCGGAGGGAGTCTCTGTGGCAAAATGGCTAAATCAGAACGGCATTGCAGCCTTTGTCGTCAAATACAGGATGCCGGCGGGAAGGCAAGAGGTGCCTGTCGGAGATTTGACAAGGGCTTTTGAAATAGTGATGGCCAATGCGGATAAATGGAATCTTGATTTTTGTAAAATCGGTCTGATGGGATTTTCAGCAGGAGGCCATCTTGCGGCAACGGGGCTTGTGACGTTGAAGGGTGAATTGAAACCTGATTTCGGTATTTTGGTCTATCCGGTAATATCTATGAAAAAGAATATTACCCACCAGTTCTCAAGATTTAACCTTATGGGGAAAAGTCCATCTGAAGATACTGTAATTAAATTCTCTACGGAAGAGCAAGTTGCTGAGGATACCCCTGCGACCATTCTTTTTCACTGTTCAGATGATCCGGCAGTGAGACCAGAAAATTCCATCGTGTTCTATCAGGCATTACTGAGGAATACTGTTCCTGCTGAAATACATATCTATCCGAAAGGCAGACATGGTTGGGGCTTTATCGAGGGGGCTCCTTTTCCTTATTTCAATGAATTCAAAACTACTGTTCTGAGGTGGATTGCAGAACAGAACAACTAA